One window of Helicoverpa zea isolate HzStark_Cry1AcR chromosome 12, ilHelZeax1.1, whole genome shotgun sequence genomic DNA carries:
- the LOC124635096 gene encoding reticulon-4-interacting protein 1, mitochondrial isoform X1: MSNVNIVMLCLRQRLHKRQPMAAAAAVALRAPGAGRMRAWRVHAYGALAELRLDEARVPPLRRPRDVLVRVRAASLNPIDVAMIGGYGARALNTLRALDGADGVEFPLVPGRDFVGTVERAGPAARLRPGQRVWGVVPPHCQGSHADFVVVKDEWAGVAPRALEDAAAGGALYAALTACAALRAAALGPRPRVLLLGLGGVGQAALQLLVARGAHVTVGCSGELAGLAERLGAAVVLDRHAPEYDHQLEACSPYSAVLDCAGLGGEEAAARRWRFARYVTLSTPLLRQMDARGLAAGALCAGAALLAQSARVAGAGAAGALPPHVRWAFFSPSAADIELLRRLAERGQFAVCVERVWAWWRAAEAFERAARGGARGKLLLDWTAPPPQPA; this comes from the exons ACAAAGACTACATAAAAGGCAGCCAATGGCTGCGGCAGCGGCAGTAGCGCTGCGAGCGCCGGGCGCGGGGCGCATGCGCGCGTGGCGCGTGCACGCGTACGGCGCGCTGGCCGAGCTGCGGCTGGACGAGGCGCGCGTGCCGCCGCTGCGGCGCCCGCGCGACGTGCTggtgcgcgtgcgcgccgccTCGCTCAACCCCATCGACGTGGCCATGATCGGCGGCTACGGCGCCCGCGCGCTCAACACGCTGCGCGCGCTCGACGGCGCCGACGGCGTGGAGTTCCCGCTGGTGCCGGGCCGCGACTTCGTGGGCACGGTGGAGCGCGCGGGCCCCGCGGCGCGGCTGCGGCCCGGCCAGCGCGTGTGGGGCGTGGTGCCGCCGCACTGCCAGGGCTCGCACGCCGACTTCGTCGTCGTCAAAGATGAATGG GCGGGAGTGGCTCCGCGGGCGCTGGAGgacgcggcggcgggcggcgcgctgtACGCGGCGCTGACGGCGTGCGCGGCGCTGCGGGCGGCGGCGCTGGGCCCGCGGCCGCGCGTGCTGCTGCTGGGGCTGGGCGGCGTGGGGCAGGCGGCGCTGCAGCTGCTGGTGGCGCGCGGCGCGCACGTCACGGTGGGCTGCTCCGGCGAGCTGGCGGGGCTGGCGGAGCGGCTCGGCGCCGCCGTCGTGCTCGACCGCCACGCGCCGGAATATGACCACCAGCTGGAGGCGTGCAGCCC GTACTCGGCGGTGCTGGACTGCGCGGGGCTGGGCGGCGAggaggcggcggcgcggcgctggcGGTTCGCGCGCTACGTGACGCTCAGCACGCCGCTGCTGCGCCAGATGGACGCGCGCGGGCTGGCGGCGGGCGCGCTGTGCGCCGGCGCGGCGCTGCTGGCGCAGAGCGCGCGcgtggcgggcgcgggcgcggccggcgcgctgCCGCCGCACGTGCGCTGGGCCTTCTTCTCGCCGTCCGCCGCCGACATCGAGCTGCTGCGGCGGCTGGCGGAGCGCGGCCAGTTCGCGGTGTGCGTGGAGCGCGTGTGGGCGTGGTGGCGCGCGGCGGAGGCGTTCGAGCGCGCGGCGCGGGGGGGGGCGCGCGGCAAGCTGCTGCTGGACTGGACGGCGCCGCCCCCGC
- the LOC124635096 gene encoding reticulon-4-interacting protein 1, mitochondrial isoform X2: MAAAAAVALRAPGAGRMRAWRVHAYGALAELRLDEARVPPLRRPRDVLVRVRAASLNPIDVAMIGGYGARALNTLRALDGADGVEFPLVPGRDFVGTVERAGPAARLRPGQRVWGVVPPHCQGSHADFVVVKDEWAGVAPRALEDAAAGGALYAALTACAALRAAALGPRPRVLLLGLGGVGQAALQLLVARGAHVTVGCSGELAGLAERLGAAVVLDRHAPEYDHQLEACSPYSAVLDCAGLGGEEAAARRWRFARYVTLSTPLLRQMDARGLAAGALCAGAALLAQSARVAGAGAAGALPPHVRWAFFSPSAADIELLRRLAERGQFAVCVERVWAWWRAAEAFERAARGGARGKLLLDWTAPPPQPA, translated from the exons ATGGCTGCGGCAGCGGCAGTAGCGCTGCGAGCGCCGGGCGCGGGGCGCATGCGCGCGTGGCGCGTGCACGCGTACGGCGCGCTGGCCGAGCTGCGGCTGGACGAGGCGCGCGTGCCGCCGCTGCGGCGCCCGCGCGACGTGCTggtgcgcgtgcgcgccgccTCGCTCAACCCCATCGACGTGGCCATGATCGGCGGCTACGGCGCCCGCGCGCTCAACACGCTGCGCGCGCTCGACGGCGCCGACGGCGTGGAGTTCCCGCTGGTGCCGGGCCGCGACTTCGTGGGCACGGTGGAGCGCGCGGGCCCCGCGGCGCGGCTGCGGCCCGGCCAGCGCGTGTGGGGCGTGGTGCCGCCGCACTGCCAGGGCTCGCACGCCGACTTCGTCGTCGTCAAAGATGAATGG GCGGGAGTGGCTCCGCGGGCGCTGGAGgacgcggcggcgggcggcgcgctgtACGCGGCGCTGACGGCGTGCGCGGCGCTGCGGGCGGCGGCGCTGGGCCCGCGGCCGCGCGTGCTGCTGCTGGGGCTGGGCGGCGTGGGGCAGGCGGCGCTGCAGCTGCTGGTGGCGCGCGGCGCGCACGTCACGGTGGGCTGCTCCGGCGAGCTGGCGGGGCTGGCGGAGCGGCTCGGCGCCGCCGTCGTGCTCGACCGCCACGCGCCGGAATATGACCACCAGCTGGAGGCGTGCAGCCC GTACTCGGCGGTGCTGGACTGCGCGGGGCTGGGCGGCGAggaggcggcggcgcggcgctggcGGTTCGCGCGCTACGTGACGCTCAGCACGCCGCTGCTGCGCCAGATGGACGCGCGCGGGCTGGCGGCGGGCGCGCTGTGCGCCGGCGCGGCGCTGCTGGCGCAGAGCGCGCGcgtggcgggcgcgggcgcggccggcgcgctgCCGCCGCACGTGCGCTGGGCCTTCTTCTCGCCGTCCGCCGCCGACATCGAGCTGCTGCGGCGGCTGGCGGAGCGCGGCCAGTTCGCGGTGTGCGTGGAGCGCGTGTGGGCGTGGTGGCGCGCGGCGGAGGCGTTCGAGCGCGCGGCGCGGGGGGGGGCGCGCGGCAAGCTGCTGCTGGACTGGACGGCGCCGCCCCCGC